The genomic region CTCTGACGGCGTTTGCGGCCGTCCTGGTTTTTTTTGGGTGTTGTCGAAGGTCCATTTTTCTTTTTTCATGCGCCGGTGCCAGGCCAGCAGAGTCTCCGGCCTGACGATGGAGACGACATCGGCCAGCCAATCCTTGATGGGCAGGCCGTATCGGACCAGAAGGGCTCTTTCGTTTTCCGTAAACCAGATGCGTTTGCCGATTTTGCCGCGCAGGATTTTGACCTGCTGGCGCAGGTAGGCGTTTTCAAGCGCATATCGGGAATTTAACAACAGGCCGAGCTTTTCCGTCAATTGCGCGGCCAGATGAGACAGAGCGCCGTCCATGGATGCCTTTCATTTTTTTGAGTGACTGTGATATTTAAACCCGAGAATAAGTACGCAGTCTTATAGCGGTAACAGCACGTTCAGGTCAATGGTGTTCCGATGATTTGTCCCAAATGTCAGCATGAACAGGATGAAGGCCATCGGGAATGCGTGAAGTGCGGCGTCATCTTTGAAAAATACGAGGCTTGTCAGCAGGCCCTGCATCGGCCTCAGTCGCCGTCCCGGGTTATACCGAAACAGGACAGCACGGAAGAGGGGGACGGGTTCTTTCCCATCATCAAGGAAATCCTGTTCCATGTTCCGGATGAGGTGAACGCCTTCTCCTTCTGGGCGCGGACGATATTGCTGGCGGTGTTGTTTGTCTGGGGCTGGAAACTGATCCTGGCGCCCATTGCCGGCAACACCTCGGGCAACTCTTTCATGCACCTGGTCAATCTGCCGTTCCACGAGGCCGGGCACCTGATTTTCAGTCCCTTCGGCCGGATCATGCGTTCTCTGGGCGGCACCCTGGGGCAGATACTGATGCCCGCGGTTTGCATGGTGGTGCTGCTGATCCAGACCCGGGACACTTTCGGCGCGGCGGTGGTGCTCTGGTGGATCGGAGATAATTTTCTCGATATCGCGCCGTATATCAACGACGCCCGGTCCCTGACCCTGCCGCTGCTGGGCGGCAATACCGGCCGGAGCGCACCATACGGGTTCCATGACTGGGAATTCATCTTAAAGGAGCTTCATCTTGCCCAGTACGATCATTTCCTGGCCAACACGTCCCATAAGCTGGGCGCCCTGATCATGATGCTGTCATTTGTATGGGGGGCCGTTGTGCTGTTCCGGCAGTATAAGACAATGATGCGCCGCCTGACATAAAGCCCTTCTCTCCCAGACAGGTGCCGAAGGTGTTCTTTTTCGACAGGCTTTCTCATGGAATATACCTCCACTCAATCGGCAGTTCTGAAGTTGAAGCGGTCAAGGTCTTTGACAGAGAAATTTGAAAAGTCCCACACGGAAAAAAGAAGGGGCGCAGCCGGTAGCCGCAACCCCTTGAATTTGCTGGCGCGCCTGGAGGGACTCGAACCCCCTACCTACGGATTAGAAGTCCGTTGCTCTATCCAGCTGAGCTACAGGCGCGGAAAAATCAATTGTCCATTACCATACGACCCCGGTGATGTCCATAAAAAAAATTGGCCCGTATCCGGATTCGGGCATTAAACTCCTTGTATATGATCTTATTTTCCGTTACGATAATATGCTTGAAAATATTATAAAAACATGACCACAACCAATTCATCGCAGCGGATGCCCCAACGGCATTCCCCGGCAGGAAAAACAAACCCATGAGCAAGTCCGCCGGCCATAAACATCACCGGGAAAAAGACACGGAAACGGAGGCCCCGGCCACGCCCGGGGCCATGGTTCCCGCTCCCGCTCCCGGCAGGAGCCTGGTCACTACCGACCCGCTCCAGCGATATTTAAGGGAGGTCTCACGATACAACCTGATTTCCAGGGAAGAAGAGATCGATCTGGGCCGTCGCATCCAGGAAGACAATGATGAGGAGGCGGCCTATCTTCTCGCCACGGCCAATCTGCGGCTGGTGGTTAAAATCGCACTGGAATTCCAGCGGGTCTGGATGCAGAACCTTCTGGATCTGGTCCAGGAGGGGAATATCGGCCTGATGCAGGCGGTAAAAAAGTTCGACCCGTACAAAAACGTGCGGTTTTCTTATTACGCCTCTTTCTGGATCAAGGCTTATATTCTCAAATTCATCATGGACAACTGGCGGCTGGTGAAAGTCGGCACCACCCAGAATCAGCGGAAGTTGTTTTTCAAGCTGAACAAGGAAAAACAGCGGCTGATCGACCAGGGATTCGAACCCCGGCCGAAACTGCTGGCGGAAAGACTGGGGGTGACGCAATCGGACGTCATCAACATGGAGCAGCGCCTGAGCGCCTGGGATGTGTCCCTGGATGAACCCGTCAAGACCGATTCCGACACACAGCGGGGAGAGTTGCTGGATCTGGGGGAAGCCGACTCACAGGAGGATCTGGTCGGAGACAAGGAATTAAAAAAGCTTATCGAAAAAAACCTGGCTGAATTTACAAAAACATTGAACGACCGGGAAATTGAAATCCTGAACCAGCGGATTTTCACGGATGAACCCGTGACCCTGCAGGATATAGGAGAACGCTACGATATTTCCCGGGAACGCGTCCGTCAACTGGAAAGCAATATTATCAAAAAAATGAAAACTTTTTTCAGGGAACACATTGCCGACTTTGAAACCTACACTGATCAACATTAGAGACAAGTTTCCGAACAGCCTTCCGACACTGGTTTTTCTGATCATCAGCCTGATCATTTCGGGTTGCGCGACGACGCCACCGATCCCGGACCTGCCGCCGGACACCGCCGGCGCAGACAGCGGCGGAAATCATTACTATCACTTTATCCGTTCCGCCATGGAAAGCCGTCAGGACCGTACCGATCAGGCCATCGACCACATGAGCAGGGCGGTGGCTGACCGGCCGGACTCCGTTTTTCTGAAAAAAGAGTTGGTCTACCTCTATCTCCAGAGCAACAACACGGAAAAAGCGATGGGGGTCATCGCGGAGATCCTGGCCGTGGAGCCGGACGACATCGGTACGCTGATCGTCGCCGGCACCATCAAAAAGCAGACCGGTCACGATGAAGAAGCGGCGGCTATTTTTGAAAAGGTTCTGACGCTGAATCCCGACCAGGAAACGGTTTACCATGTGCTGGGGGAATATTACCTTGAAAAAAATGACCTTGAAAGGGCGGCTGCCGTTTACGAACAAATGACCGGCAGATTTCCGGAGTCCTGGGAGGCCTTCTTTTTTTTAGGGAAAATACAGGCCCGCCAGAAAAAATTCGCGGAAGCGGAAAAAAGCTACCGCCGCTGCCTGGAACTTGAAAAAAGCCTGATCAGCCCGCGCTTTGAGCTGATCGTCCTGTATCGGCAGCAGTTCGCCGGTCCAATGGAAATAACCGTTCAATCCGGCGATACCCTGGCCTCTCTGTGCCGTAAACATTACCGGAAGGTTGATAACGAACTGAAAGACAATATCGTTGCCGCCAACCCCCACATTTCGGATGTAACGGATCTGAAGCCCGGCCAGAAGCTCACGCTTCCGGGATTAACCAAACCCTGCGGCAAGGTTTGTCAGAAAAACATTATCCATCTATACAATTCCATTCTGGCCGATTATCCGGACAACGCCAGGGCCGTCATGGAACTGGCCCTGTTCTACTATTCCATCGGCAACGTCAAGCAGGGAGACACCCTTTTAGTCGATCTGGGCCGTAATACCAAAACCGAAACCGCCGCGCAGCAACTCATCCAGCAGATGTCCCAGGTTTTTATCAACCAGCAACGCTATGACGACGCCCAAACCGTTCTAAAGGGTCTGCTGCGGGGAGCGCCGGAAAACTCTGATCTGAACTATCTGATGGGGATGCTCTATAACAAACAGCAGCGGAAACCGGAAGCGCTGTCGTATTTTTCCAGAGTAAAGGAAGATTCGGCGTTTTACACCTCGGCTCTTTTGCAGATGGCGTTTCTGTACGAGGAGACGGACAGCCCAGAACAGGCTCAAGCCATCTTCGATTCCCTGCTGGAAAAAGAACCCGAAAACGTCGACCTGATCCTTTACGCCGGATCTTTTCGGGAAAGGCGGGAACAATATCAGCAGGCCGAGGCGCTTTTTCTCCGCGGCCTCAACCTGGAACCGGACAATGTTGATCTTCTCTTCCGGCTTGGCGTTATTTATGACAAAACCGGCAGAAAAGACGCGGTCATCGAAAAGATGAAAGCCATAATAAAAATCGCGCCGGATGACGCCAACGCGCTGAACTATCTGGGCTACACCTATGCCGATCTGGGCATCAATCTGGATGAGGCCCGGCAACTGATTGAAAAAGCCCTGACGATGGAGCCCGACAACGGCTATATTACCGACAGCCTGGGATGGGTCTATTACCAGCAGGGAGATTATGAAAAAGCGATTGAGCTACTGAAAAGAGCGCTCCAGCTTACGCCGGACGACCCCATTCTGCTGGAGCACCTGGGCGACGCCTTTCTCAAGAACGGCGACACCGAAAAGGCGCTGGAGACCTACCGACGCAGCCTGCAGTTCGCTCCGGAAAAAGACAAGGGAAAACTCATCAAAAAAATTGAAGACCTCTCCGGCCCGGTTGACAATCCATGAGCGACAGGCGGACTTTCCCTTTTTTGTTGATTGTTCTTCTGGCGATAAGCGGCTGCGCGGGTCTGGCGCCCAAACCGGAAAAGCGCATTTCCCCCGAAGCCGTCAAGCTGCTGGAACAGATCAGGGCGCACAATTCCCGGCTGACCGCCTGCAAGGGCATCGGCACGATCACTTTCCGGAACAGGGCCGACATGCCCCGGATGCGCTTCGCCTGGTTGTGCCGTCTGCCGGACTGCATCCGGCTGGAACTCCTGGGCGCGACCGGCACGCCCCTGCTTACCATGTCCGCCGACGGCGATAATTTCTATTTCCTCCCCCGTACCGGCAGCGGCAGGATGCGCAAAGAGAAAGCGGCGGGTGTCACTCTCGGAAAAGCCATTGCCGTTCCCCTGACCATCCATGACGCCGCTCACCTGCTGGCGGGCCGGATACCGCTGCTTGATTTTGATACGGCCGAAAGGATCGAACCGGGCAACGGCCAATACGGCCTTCGCCTCCGGCAGAACCGACCGGAAAGAACCGAGACCATCATCTTTGACGGAACGACGGACCGCCCCTGCCGCATTGAATTCCGGCAGGGCTCAAAAGATGGGCTGGAATACGCCGCGAGCTTCTCGGGGGTGCGGACAGCAGAGGATACAACGATACCTGAATCCATTATCCTTGAAAACGGCCAGGAAGAGTCCGTTGTCATCGAGATCAGCCGGTTCTGGCCGGAAACCGATCTGCCCATCGAAAAATTCGTGCTGACCGGGCCCTGAAACCGGCCGTCAGGACTTGATGACCACAATGGCCGTCCCCTCCAAGGCCCTCACCAGCTTGACGCTGGGATCCCCCAGCACAAACTCTTCCGCCTTGGACATTTTTTTACGCCCGATCACCACCATATTGTAAGTGCCCTTTTTAAACACGTCCATAATACCGTCGCTGATCGTATCGTAAGGCTCGGCCACCAGTTCAATCCCGATATTGCCCTCCAGAAAGCCTCCCTCCACCAGTTGTTCTCTGGCCCTGGCGAGTACTCCCCTGTACCGGTCCGCCTGCTCGGCCATGTATTTTTTCCCCATCATTTCTTCACCGGAAGAAGGCTTCCGGAAAACGTGGACCAGCCGGATATACACCTCTTCCGGCACAAAAGGCAGAGAAGCCAGATAGTTGATCGCCGCTCTGGAGCTGGCTGATTCATTAACCGCAAAAAGAATGGAAATACCCAAGGCGGCACCTCCCTGATTATTGGTAGTATGGAAAATTATCCAGAAACCAGTTCAAATCGTCGATGATTTCATTAACCGTTTCATAGTAAACCGGGGCGCCGGTAGAGAAAAACATCAGGATGCTGTTCAGCGACTCCGGAATGATCGGATACAGCTTGGCCAGATTGATGAACCGGCGCGGATCCAGCAGCGCGAAATCCTCCGGCTCCACCCGGTCCGCCAGGTCGCCGTACTTGAACCGGTCCGTTTTGATCATGTAATAATTATGAAACCCCATTCCAACGGCGTAACTCAGAACATTGCCCAGGCCGAAGACATCCAGGCTGAATGGGTTTTCCGTGCTTTGAAAATCGTAATCAAAATCGATCCAGACATAATTGCCGGTCCGGTTCTCCACGAATAAGTGGTCGTTCCTGATGTCGCCGTGTTTAAAACCATTGGCATGCAGGAACCGGATGGCCTCAAGGGACTTGACCAGGTTCCGCAGCACATCCGGCAGCATGTTTTTGAAATACGTTTCGTACGGCATGGAAAGTGAGCCGATATAATTCATGAAACTTTCACCGCGGACGATGTCCAGTACCCGGATGTTGTTGCCTTTGTCGTCGTAGAACACCTCGCCCTGCATGAAATCCGGCCGGCCTTTAACTAAAGAAAGGATTTTCCCCTCTTTTTCCGGATCCCGGAAGCACTTGATTTTCACCCCCCCCAGGGAAGCGGTAAAGGATTCGAAAAAAGCCAGTTTGATCAGCTTCCGTTCCCGCGTGTCCACATCAATGGCCCGTTTCACCCAGAACTTGGGGTCCTCGATACCGAACCGGAGTTCACGGGCATGGCCAAGGATCTCGTACCGCCTGCCGCCGATGACAAGTTCATCCCCCTTGTCAATGGAGAAAAAATCGGACGTGTCGCTGACCAGACGGGGTTTATTGTCCATGGAATCAGTACAACCCCTTCAACAGGCGGGGCGGGATGCTGCCCATGGCCGCCTTGACCCCTTCCAGGAAGTTCTCCAGGCCGTTCTTTTCCAGCACAACCGCCAGCTGCAGGCACAGCGTCGAGATGGAATCAATATCCTCCTCGTTAAAATACTGGACCTCGGCCGTGTACATCCGCAACAGCCCCAGCACGTTGTCGCCATACATGATCGGCACCGAAAGCATGGATTTGACCCCCTCTTTCACGGCTTCGTCGGGATAGCTGATCAGAAGGCTGTTCTGCATGTCCTCGATAAAAACGGGCGTTTTTTTAAAAAAAGCCGTATCCCGGGCGTCGATGAAAATCGGCCCCTTGTTGATGTAGTGGTCGCTCAGCCCGCAGCTCCTGACGGAGAACAACTGCTTTTCCCGCTCATCAAACAGCAGGATACAACAGCCTTTGATGGAAAACGTCCGGTGCAGTCCCTCCACGATATGATTGAAGAGAATATTCAGGTCGCCGTAATTGGATATGGCCCTGCTGATTGCCTTAAACTCTTTTAGATGGAACTTACGGGCTACTGTTTTGGACATCATTTCCTCCTTCATTTGTGACTGGCGCAGTCTTCCCGCGTCGAAACGGCTTTTGGGGAGCCGGACGGTTCACTCCCGGTTCGATCCGGGATCGAACCGCCAGGGGCCCGGAATCGACGGCATGGCCACGGCCGTCGTCAGCTCCGATAGAAACCGGCGGCGGGAAATTTCCCTGGCACCGAAACGCACCAGGTTGGCGGTAGTGGTCTGGCAGTCGATCAGTTGAAAACCATTGCTATTCAGAAATGCCGTCAGGTGAACAAGCGCCACCTTGGCGGCGTTGCTTGCCCTGGTAAACATCGATTCGCCGAAAAAGCACCGCCCCATGGCCACCCCATAAAGACCGCCGGCCAGTTCTTCCCCGACCCAGGCCTCCACCGAATGGGCCAGGCCGGCTTCATGCAGACCGCAATAGGCCTCTATCATTCCGCCGGTGATCCACGTTCCCCCTTCCCCCTTCCTTCTGGCGGTTGCACAGGCGGTGATCACGTCCCGGAAGGCCGTGTCAAACCGGACGCTAAACATCCGTTTGTTGATCACCCGGCGAAGGCTCGCGGATATTTTTATTTCGTTGGGATACAATACCAGCCGGGGATCCGGAGACCACCACAGCACCGGCTCTCCTTCTGAGAACCAGGGGAAAATGCCGGATTGATAAGCCGTCACCAGACGATCGACCGTCAAATCGCCGCCCACGGCCAGCAAACCGCTGGGGTCGGCCAGACGCGGCGGCGGAAATCCGGATGAATCACCGGTTAACAAAAAAATCGTCATGGCAAAGGATCACTATGCCTGCCGCCGGACGTCGTCCGTTTTTCTTAAGAAACGGGTTTGGAAGGACCGGGCCGCCGATAGGAGAAAGTCAGCTCGCCATCGGCCAGGTCGACATCCACCTCGCCGCCTTTTTCCAGACGGCCGAACAGAATCTCATCGGACAGAACGTCCTTGATTTTTGTCTGAATCAGCCTGTCCAGAGGACGGGCGCCGTAAACCGGGTCATGTCCCTCCCGGGCCAGCCATTGTCTTGCCGCCTGAGAAAGGGAGAGCTGTATCTTATGCGTTTCCAGTTGAGAGGAGAGCTGACGGATAAATTTGTCCACCACTTTTTCCATGATCTCGGGCGTCAGCGAATGAAAGGCGATGATCCCGTCCAGCCGGTTCCGGAATTCCGGAGTAAAAAAATTCTCCACGGCTTTTTTCCCTTTACCTCCGGGATCGGCCACATCGCTGCCGAACCCGATGGACTGGCTGCTGATCTCCCGGGACCCGACGTTTGATGTCATGATGACGATCACGTTCCGGAAGTCGGCCTCCTTGCCGTTATTGTCCGTCAGAACGGCCCGATCCATAATCTGCAGCAGGATGTTAAACACATCCATATGGGCCTTTTCAATTTCATCCAGGAGCAAGACGCAGTGCGGCTGTTTGCGGACCCGGTCGGTGAGCAGGCCGGCCTGTTCAAAACCGACATACCCCGGCGGTGCGCCGATCAGTCGGGCGACGGAATGTTTTTCCATGTATTCGCTCATGTCGAACCGGAAAAAGCCGACGCCGAGAATGCCGGCCAGCTGCCGGGCGATTTCCGTTTTTCCGACACCAGTCGGGCCGGTGAAGAGGAAGGAACCGATCGGCTTGTCCGGCCGGGCCAGACCGGCCCGATTGCGTTTAATGGAGGACGCCAAAAAGGAGATGGCCTCGTCCTGTCCGAAGACAACCGCTTTTAACTCCCGCTCCAGACCGGCCAACCGTTCGCGGTCATCCCGGGAAACCCGCTGCACGGGAATTTTGGCCATGGCGGCGACCACCTTCTCGATATCGGCCGGGTTCACTTTCGTCCGGTGCGCGCCGCCGGACAGCCGGATGGCGGCGCCCGCCTCGTCAATGACGTCAATGGCCTTGTCCGGAAGAAACCGGTCGTTCAGGTAACGGGCGGAGAGTTCCACCGCGCTTTTCAGGGCCGCTTCCGTAAACACGATTTCATGATGGGCCTCATACCGCTCCTTCAGCCCTTTCAGGATCATGACGGTATCCTCTTCGGAAGGCTCGCTGATCTCTATTTTCTCGAACCGCCGGGACATGGCCCGGTCTTTTTCAAAATGATTGCGGTATTCCTCATAGGTAGTGGAGCCGATACAGCGGATATCACCGGTGGACAGGACCGGTTTGAGAATGTTGGCCGCGTCCATGGTGCCGCTGCTGGTCGCGCCGGCGCCGACGATGGTGTGAATCTCATCGATAAACAGGATCGCGTTCTTTCTTTTCTTCAGGGCCAGAATCACCTTTTTCAGCCGCTGCTCAAAATCTCCCCTGAATTTCGTTCCAGCCAGAAGCGACCCCATGTCCAGCGAATAAATGCGGACGTCGTCCAGCAGGGAGGGCACATTCCCGCTGTGGACTTTCTGCGCCAGCCCTTCGGCGATGGCGGTTTTTCCCACGCCCGGATCGCCGACCAGAATCGGGTTGTTTTTCTTGCGGCGGCAAAGCACCTGAATGGTCCGCTGCATTTCCCTTTCCCGGCCGATAAAAGGATCGATCTTTCCTTCGGCCGCCCGTTGCACCAGTTCAACCGTGAAAACTTCCAGTGGATCCAGCTTGGTCTTGCGTTTGCCCGGATCCAACTGCCGTTCCACTTCCTCGGCTTCATCAGGCGCGTCGGGCGCGTCGGCGCTGTCCTGATAATGGGAGATATAGTTCAACACCTCCAAACGCGTAATGCCCTCTTTCTCCAGAAAGAAAACGGCATGGGAAGACTTTTCTTCAAAAATCGCCGCCAGGATATCTCCCACGACGACCTTCTCTTTTTCGGCCGAACGGGCATGGTTGACGGCCCTCTGAATCACCCGCTGAAAGCCGATGGTCTGCTGCAAAACGTATTCCTCACCATGGGGAACGCTTTCCACCTTGTGCCGGAAAAAACTCTCCAGCGCGCTCTTCAGTTCCTCCACATTTCCGCCGCAACCGGTGATGATTTCAATCCCGGAAGTATCATGAAGAATGGCGTAGAGGACATGCTCCAGGCAGACAAACTCATGGCGATATTTTTTCGCCTCGCTCACCGCGAAACCAAGAGTGGCACTGAGTTCTTTGCTGATCATCGGCTTATTCCCTTTCCATGGTGCACTTCAGCGGAAATCCTCTTTCGCGGGCCAGAGCGGACACCATGTCCACTTTTGTTTCAGCAATTTCATAAGTGAAAACCCCGCAAACCCCCATGCCGCTACGGTGAACATTCAGCATAATCATGGTGGCTTCTTCGAATGATTTTTTGAACACACGCCGCAGGACTTCCACCACAAACTCCATGGTGGTGTAATCATCATTGTGCAGCAGCACCTTGTATAATGACGGCGGTCGGACCCGTAACCGGGTCGTCGGTGAGACACCGCTTTGCATGTCAGGGCTGCGTCCGCTCATGGATCTTTCCTGCGAATGGGTTCAAACGGTTTACGACTGCAAGAACGCGCGTGAATGTCTGTCAGCAGCAATGTTCTGAATAAAAAGTATACCTGTCCATCATCAAAAAATCAAGGGGAGCGATGAGAAACGGCAGCGGTCTGATCCCGGATCCGGCCGGGAATCGCCGTTTTAAAAATAATTTAATGTATTCAAATTGTTGTAGCGGAACTACACAACGCATGTGGCCGGGCGGGACGCCGTGAATCATGATAAAAATCCGAGAGCAGGGATCTTTCAGGCGCCGCAGCACCGCTTGTATTTCCTGCCGCTGCCGCAGGGGCAGGGATCATTACGCCCGACCTTTTCTTCCTTCCTCCGGACCGGCTCTTTTCTGCTGTCATCCTCATCACCGTGGGACAGGGTGAAGTTCTGCTCTTCAGGCTGCATCAGTTCTTCGACCTTTTCGGGACGCTCGATACGGATCCGGAAAAGAATCATCAGGGTTTCTTCCTTGATCCGCTCGACCATGTCCGAAAACATCCCGAAGGCTTCCCTTTTATAAATGATCAGCGGGTTCTGCTGGGCGTATCCCCTTAAGCCGATGCCCTCCTTTAAATGGTCCATGGAGAGCAGATGGTCTTTCCAGAGGGCGTCCACCGTCTGCAGCAGCAGCATCTGCTCCAGTGTTCTCATCTCCGGCGCACCGACCTGTTTTTCCTTTTCCTGATACCGGGCCACGCATTCATCATAAATCAGATCGTTCAGTCCGTCGGCGGTCAACCCCTCAAGCCGGTTTCCGTCCAGCGCCGGGCGGAAGTTGAATTGCTTGAAGACGGCCTCCGACAGCCCCGGCAGATCCCATTCACCGGGAGGCAGCTTCGGGTCGGCATAGCTCTCGGCAATTTCACCGGCCTTTTCGCTGATCATTGACAGGATGTAATCCTGAAGATCTTCCCCGTCCAGGGCTTTGCGCCGCTGGCTGTAAATCACCTCCCGCTGCTCGTTCATGACATCATCATATTCGAGCAGGTGCTTGCGGATGGTGAAGTTATGGGCTTCCACCTTTTTCTGAGCGTTTTCAATGGCCCGACTGATCATGCCGTGGGTGATGGGCTCACCGTCCTGCATGCCCAGCGTACTCATGATCCGGATCATGCGCTCGCCGCCGAAAATCCTCAACAGGTCGTCTTCCAGCGCCAGATAGAAACGGGAGCTGCCGGGATCTCCCTGCCGTCCCGAACGGCCCCGCAACTGGTTGTCGATACGCCGGCTCTCATGCCGTTCCGTGCCGAGGATATGCAATCCGCCCAGCGCCACCACTCCTTCGCCGAGAACGATATCCGTTCCCCGGCCGGCCATGTTGGTGGAAATGGTCACCGCCCCCTTCTGGCCGGCATTGGCGACGATTTCCGCTTCCTGGCGGTGACGTTTGGCGTTGAGCACATTGTGCCGGACGCCTTTCTTCTTCAACTGCCGGCTGATCTGCTCGGAGACGTCGATGGAAACCGTGCCCACCAGCACCGGCTGGCCTTTCTGATGCAGCTCCATGATCTCTTCGATGACAGCCTCATATTTCTCCCTTTTGCTCCTGAAGATCACATCCGGGTAATCCTTCCGGATCATGGGCTTGTTCGTGGGAATGACCATCACATCCAGGCCGTAAATCTTCTTGAATTCTTCGGCTTCGGTATCGGCCGTGCCGGTCATGCCGGCCAGCTTGTCATACATGCGGAAATAATTCTGAAACGTGATAGTCGCCAGGGTCTGATTCTCGTTTTCGATTTTCACGTTTTCCTTGGCTTCGAGGGCCTGGTGCAGGCCTTCGCTGAAGCGCCGACCGGGCATCAGACGGCCGGTGAACTCGTCCACGATTACCACCTGGTTGTCCTCGGTAACGATGTAGTCTACATCATGTTTAAATAGTTTATGGGCCCTCAGGGCCTGATTGACATGATGGAGCAGTTCAACGTTTTCCGGGCCAAAAAGATTTTCCACCCCGAAAGCCCGTTCAGCCGCGGCCACGCCGCTTTCGGTCAGCGTCACGCTCCTGGCCTTCTCGTCTATACTGTAGTCTTCCTCTTTCAGCCCGGGAATGATGTTGTTGGCCTGGTAATAAAGGTTGGTGGATTTTTCGGCCGGCCCGGAAATGATCAGCGGCGTCCGGGCCTCGTCAATCAGGATACTGTCCACTTCGTCCACGATGGCGAAATTCAATTCTTTCTGCACCAGGGACGCCCTGTAAAACTTCATGTTGTCCCGGAGATAATCAAAACCGAATTCGTTATTGGTTCCGTAGGTGATATCCGCCTGATAGGCGGCGATACGGTCCTGATCAGTCATGTCGTGGGTGATCACGCCCACGGACATGCCCAGGAACTGGTAAATAGCGCCCATCCACTGGGCATCGCGGGTGGCCAGGTAATCATTGACCGTGACCACATGAACGCCCCGGCCGGTCAGCGCGTTCAGATAAACCGGGAGCGTGGCGGCCAGTGTTTTCCCTTCACCGGTTTTCATTTCCGCGATCTTTCCCTGATGCAGCACGAAACCGCCGATAAGCTGGACGTCGAAATGGCGCATGCCCAGGGTTCGTACGGAAGCTTCCCGGACGGTGGCAAACGCCTCCGGCAGCAGATCGTCCAGCGATTCTCCGTCCTGATATCTTTTCTTCAGCAGCGCCGTCTGCCCCCGGAGGGCTTCGTCCGACATGCCCTTCATGGCCGCTTCCAGGTCGTTGATGGCGGCCACGACGGGTTCGATTTTCTTCAATTCCCGCTCGTTCTGGCTCCCGAAAAGGGCTACCAGCAGCCTGCCAACACCGCCGAAGAAATCAGCGATCAATTTTTCCAGCCACTCTAAAACCGCCATACGTATTGTCTCCTGAAGGCACCCGCGTTAATACGCTTCAACCGGCGGGATGCCTGCTTTACCGTGAACTATCCGGACTAATTGAGGATATACGCATCCGGATTGACCGGCATGCTGTTCACCCGGACTTCATAGTGGAGGTGGGGTCCCGTGGACTGGCCGCTGTTACCGACCGCACCGAGAACCTCTTCCCGCTTCACCCTGTCGCCCTGTTTCTTCGCACACTCATGCAGGTGACCGTATCGGGTCATCACCCCGCGTCCGTGATCAATAACAATCAGGTTTCCCAGCGCGCCCTGGACCCCGCTGAATATCACCTCTCCGTCGGCCGAAGCCATAACG from Thermodesulfobacteriota bacterium harbors:
- the aat gene encoding leucyl/phenylalanyl-tRNA--protein transferase, giving the protein MTIFLLTGDSSGFPPPRLADPSGLLAVGGDLTVDRLVTAYQSGIFPWFSEGEPVLWWSPDPRLVLYPNEIKISASLRRVINKRMFSVRFDTAFRDVITACATARRKGEGGTWITGGMIEAYCGLHEAGLAHSVEAWVGEELAGGLYGVAMGRCFFGESMFTRASNAAKVALVHLTAFLNSNGFQLIDCQTTTANLVRFGAREISRRRFLSELTTAVAMPSIPGPWRFDPGSNRE
- the clpA gene encoding ATP-dependent Clp protease ATP-binding subunit ClpA, which translates into the protein MISKELSATLGFAVSEAKKYRHEFVCLEHVLYAILHDTSGIEIITGCGGNVEELKSALESFFRHKVESVPHGEEYVLQQTIGFQRVIQRAVNHARSAEKEKVVVGDILAAIFEEKSSHAVFFLEKEGITRLEVLNYISHYQDSADAPDAPDEAEEVERQLDPGKRKTKLDPLEVFTVELVQRAAEGKIDPFIGREREMQRTIQVLCRRKKNNPILVGDPGVGKTAIAEGLAQKVHSGNVPSLLDDVRIYSLDMGSLLAGTKFRGDFEQRLKKVILALKKRKNAILFIDEIHTIVGAGATSSGTMDAANILKPVLSTGDIRCIGSTTYEEYRNHFEKDRAMSRRFEKIEISEPSEEDTVMILKGLKERYEAHHEIVFTEAALKSAVELSARYLNDRFLPDKAIDVIDEAGAAIRLSGGAHRTKVNPADIEKVVAAMAKIPVQRVSRDDRERLAGLERELKAVVFGQDEAISFLASSIKRNRAGLARPDKPIGSFLFTGPTGVGKTEIARQLAGILGVGFFRFDMSEYMEKHSVARLIGAPPGYVGFEQAGLLTDRVRKQPHCVLLLDEIEKAHMDVFNILLQIMDRAVLTDNNGKEADFRNVIVIMTSNVGSREISSQSIGFGSDVADPGGKGKKAVENFFTPEFRNRLDGIIAFHSLTPEIMEKVVDKFIRQLSSQLETHKIQLSLSQAARQWLAREGHDPVYGARPLDRLIQTKIKDVLSDEILFGRLEKGGEVDVDLADGELTFSYRRPGPSKPVS
- the clpS gene encoding ATP-dependent Clp protease adapter ClpS, with translation MSGRSPDMQSGVSPTTRLRVRPPSLYKVLLHNDDYTTMEFVVEVLRRVFKKSFEEATMIMLNVHRSGMGVCGVFTYEIAETKVDMVSALARERGFPLKCTMERE
- the secA gene encoding preprotein translocase subunit SecA, with translation MAVLEWLEKLIADFFGGVGRLLVALFGSQNERELKKIEPVVAAINDLEAAMKGMSDEALRGQTALLKKRYQDGESLDDLLPEAFATVREASVRTLGMRHFDVQLIGGFVLHQGKIAEMKTGEGKTLAATLPVYLNALTGRGVHVVTVNDYLATRDAQWMGAIYQFLGMSVGVITHDMTDQDRIAAYQADITYGTNNEFGFDYLRDNMKFYRASLVQKELNFAIVDEVDSILIDEARTPLIISGPAEKSTNLYYQANNIIPGLKEEDYSIDEKARSVTLTESGVAAAERAFGVENLFGPENVELLHHVNQALRAHKLFKHDVDYIVTEDNQVVIVDEFTGRLMPGRRFSEGLHQALEAKENVKIENENQTLATITFQNYFRMYDKLAGMTGTADTEAEEFKKIYGLDVMVIPTNKPMIRKDYPDVIFRSKREKYEAVIEEIMELHQKGQPVLVGTVSIDVSEQISRQLKKKGVRHNVLNAKRHRQEAEIVANAGQKGAVTISTNMAGRGTDIVLGEGVVALGGLHILGTERHESRRIDNQLRGRSGRQGDPGSSRFYLALEDDLLRIFGGERMIRIMSTLGMQDGEPITHGMISRAIENAQKKVEAHNFTIRKHLLEYDDVMNEQREVIYSQRRKALDGEDLQDYILSMISEKAGEIAESYADPKLPPGEWDLPGLSEAVFKQFNFRPALDGNRLEGLTADGLNDLIYDECVARYQEKEKQVGAPEMRTLEQMLLLQTVDALWKDHLLSMDHLKEGIGLRGYAQQNPLIIYKREAFGMFSDMVERIKEETLMILFRIRIERPEKVEELMQPEEQNFTLSHGDEDDSRKEPVRRKEEKVGRNDPCPCGSGRKYKRCCGA